Genomic window (Zymoseptoria tritici IPO323 chromosome 1, whole genome shotgun sequence):
TCATCGAGAGTCTGAGGATCTGCAGGGTATTGGTCATGAGAGAAACCGCGAAGCGTTCACGTCCAGGGCTTGGCTTACCATCGAAGTACGAGATCCCGATTTGCACTGCGTGTGTGTTCTCCTGAGCGACCAGAGCGAGTCGGCCATTCGCTGAATGACGAGCTTCATTTAGCAGGGCCCCGAAGCAGCTTGAAGAAGAATGACCGCGTACTCAACGGGAACTCGGTCCTTTTACCGACGCCGTAGCTGGATCCGCAAGGTGGAGTGTTGTCTGCATCGGGGCACCAAGGCCTTTCTTCGGGCCACAGAAATGCAGCTGGGCCGATGTCTGAAGCAGGTGGGAGTTGAGCGACGGACAAGCCACTCATGAGCATTGCGCATATGGCGAGGAATGGGCGGATGATCGGCATGATCGATTATGTGGTGTTTTGAATGCGTCTGGTCCAAGGCGGTGTCGCTGACCGATGTAAAGGATGGAGGAATAATTCGAGCTGATGAGCAGAGCAGGCGGTCAGCTTTGAAGAACGGAAGCTTTCGGAAAGAGGTGCTCAGATCGGGCGCAACGTGAGCAATGGCGAAGGTACCCATGTTACTGACGTGGGAAGGTGTGGATATGAATCGGATGCCGACAGCCTGGAATGGACCACATCAGCATAAGAATATCGCAAAAGTCGTAGGAGCTTCTTCGGCGCTCCCAGCTTTTATGATGTCAGGTTCGACCCCAGGGATGGTACCTGTGCCTAAAATGTACAAATGCGAACGCTCGGATTAATCATACCGCATACTGCTTGATCCTTGCCAATCCGCGGATGCCTGCAACATTTACATCGTGATTTCGCCCTGCCATGTACCCTCTGTCAAGCCCAATGTCTCGATGAGATGTTGCCATCTTGGTCCACCacgctccttcctcctcaaatATTTCAGCAGCTTGGCTCGCCTGTGTACCAGTAGTCGCAAATCACGCTTCCCGTGCTTGTCCGTACGTCCTCGTGTCTCCAGCAAGTCTGCCAACGACCGAATCTTCGCGGTCAGAATTGCAACCTGGACCTCACTGCTTCCAGTGTCGGGTCCTACTCGTGGAGTCTTCTCCAATTGTCCCGTTCCCGGATTGACCGATGCCTTTGGCTTCGGAGGCAGCGTTGAGTCCGTGTTGTGCCGTCCGAACACATCAATGCACCTCTGGGTATTGATCCTCAGGCGATCTTTCCCACTGCTCAGGGAGAGACTGGCAATCCGCTGTAGAGCTTCCTGAGCCGTCTCGTGCTCCGCCTCCGCAAGCTTTTGCCGTTGCTCGGGCGTTGTCATGTTATCGCCAAAGGTCGTATCATATGTTCCATCGTCCGAGCTCGGCTGAATACCATTAACAAGCCCCTTTATGCTTTCTCTTTGCTCGTCCGTAACCCTGAAGTCAGGGTCTTCACTCTGCCCGTGCAAAGAATCGAATGTCGAAGGTCGTGCCGGCATCTCCTCTTCGACCAAAGGCGTGGTCAGCCATTTGCTCCGCTCGATGCCCTTTGCCAGCTCATCTTTGGTCAGGAAGAAGTTGAGGTGATTATCTGTGTCTGTCTCGGCGTGGGCGGAGAGGTTGCCGGATGATGTCGAGTCGATGTCCTTGTTGACTTTGCTGCTTTCCGAAGCTTTCGATGCAGGTTGTGCTGTGTCAAATGACTCTATGAAAGGAGTCGTAATGCCGCGGACCGGGTCGCCCAAGTTGCTCGCTCGTTCCACTCGAATGACCTTTTGCCGACTCAGGTTGGCAGCCTTCTTGGCGTTTGCCTGTAGCTGTGCGTATGGATCACGATGCTTCCTCTTGTGGGCGACGGTCGTGGCTtgtgaaggcgaagaggaggagaaggcgcgGGAGGTGTTTTGCATGCACGCTGCATGCTATTAGTGGTGTTGTGAATGAGACCAGACATGCGACATACCATTCTGTGCACGTAGACACTGCGCGACGTGTATTCGTGGAGGCATTGTTGGATGGAACGATCATTCTAGATAGTTACCCTCACATTCACAATCCTCAGTCTTCAATCTTCGGACAACCCGCGACGCTAAGCGGAATTGCTCCCGGTGCTTGGCAAGGAAGGTTGGCCGAATCAGCGCACAGCCGATTTCACTTCGACTGCGAACTTTTGTATTAGACCAACATCAAGTCGACATCTTTGACCACATTCCCATTACGACACCGCAAAGATGGCCCCAAACAACCTTCCCGCGGCATTCAATGCCACCGCCCAGGACATTGAGATGCTTCTGTCGGCTCAGTGCCACATTGGCAGCAAGAACATGCAGGTGCACATGGAGCCATACCTCTGGAAGACTCGCCCGGATGGCATCAATGTGATCAACATTGGCAAGACCTGGTAAGTTGTCATACACAGTCCAGCGCGATGTGATGCAGTCGAAAGACGTGCAAAGAAAAGATTCGCGCGACCGTTCTACTTGCGTTCGCGACAGTTTCACGATTAAACCCCCCACTAACACCACCACAGGGAGAAGATTGTGCTCGCTGCCCGCATTATCGCGACCATCGACAACCCAGCCGACATCGCCGTCATCTCCGCGCGTCCCTACGGTCAGCGTGCCGTCCTCAAGTTCGCCGCGCACACCGGTGCTTCGCCCATTGCTGGTCGATTCACCCCCGGTAACTTCACCAACTACATCACACGCTCGTTCAAGGAGCCACGCTTGATCATCGTCACCGACCCGCGCACCGATGCCCAGGCCATCAAGGAGGCCTCTTACGTCAACATCCCTGTCGTCGCCCTCTGTGACACCGACTCCCCCACCGAGTACGTCGATGTCGCTATCCCAACCAACAACAAGGGTCGTCACGCCATT
Coding sequences:
- a CDS encoding 40S ribosomal protein S0, which codes for MAPNNLPAAFNATAQDIEMLLSAQCHIGSKNMQVHMEPYLWKTRPDGINVINIGKTWEKIVLAARIIATIDNPADIAVISARPYGQRAVLKFAAHTGASPIAGRFTPGNFTNYITRSFKEPRLIIVTDPRTDAQAIKEASYVNIPVVALCDTDSPTEYVDVAIPTNNKGRHAIGLVWWMLAREVLRLRGTLASREAEWDVMTDLYFYRDPEAEENKDAAQDETKAPGADDVGAGAVESGFNNEWEVGNATGGSAFAAASGTAGAAASSSWDAEGADWAASSAPVETGNQGWAAEGNTGAATQPESGW